A section of the Pseudomonas sp. FP453 genome encodes:
- a CDS encoding MalY/PatB family protein, whose protein sequence is MSFDFDTIHPRLGTGSTKWNRYPADVLPMWIADMDIAAPPAVLQALRERLDQQILGYSVAGPDVREAIVADLWAKYAWRVQPEDLLFLPGVEPGFNMALHAFVQPGQPVVLQTPNYRPIRLAPGHWNLPKIEVPFELKNGEYLTPLPALRDALAGAGALLLSNPHNPMGKVFPREELLAVANACLEQGALIISDEIHAELCFDGRRHIPTASLSPQIAERTITLMSASKAYNVAGLKTCFAVIQNVEIRERFNNARCGMVDSVSPLGLEATRAAYSQCGEWLEALKQYLQANRDYLLDAVQTRLPGVVMHAPQGTFLAWLDCTALGLENPQQFFLEQAKVGLSAGIEFGDDSQQFVRLNFGCPRAMLEEGLQRIERSLKAR, encoded by the coding sequence ATGAGCTTTGATTTCGACACGATCCACCCCCGCCTCGGCACCGGCAGTACCAAATGGAACCGTTACCCGGCCGACGTCCTGCCAATGTGGATCGCCGACATGGACATCGCCGCCCCGCCCGCCGTGTTGCAGGCCCTGCGCGAGCGCCTCGACCAGCAGATCCTCGGCTACAGCGTGGCCGGCCCGGATGTGCGTGAAGCCATCGTCGCCGACCTGTGGGCCAAGTATGCCTGGCGCGTGCAGCCCGAAGACCTGCTGTTCCTGCCGGGCGTCGAGCCGGGTTTCAATATGGCCCTGCATGCCTTTGTGCAACCGGGCCAGCCAGTGGTGCTGCAAACCCCCAACTACCGGCCGATCCGCCTGGCGCCGGGGCATTGGAACCTGCCGAAAATCGAAGTGCCGTTTGAACTGAAAAACGGCGAATACCTGACCCCGCTGCCCGCACTGCGCGACGCCCTGGCCGGCGCTGGCGCGCTGCTGCTGAGCAACCCGCACAACCCGATGGGCAAGGTATTCCCCCGCGAAGAATTGCTGGCCGTGGCCAACGCCTGCCTGGAGCAGGGCGCGTTGATCATCAGCGACGAAATCCACGCCGAGCTATGCTTCGACGGCCGCCGCCACATCCCTACCGCCAGCCTCAGCCCGCAAATCGCCGAGCGCACCATCACGCTGATGTCGGCGAGCAAGGCCTATAACGTTGCCGGCTTGAAGACCTGCTTTGCCGTGATCCAGAACGTCGAGATCCGCGAGCGCTTCAACAACGCCCGTTGCGGCATGGTCGACAGCGTCAGCCCCCTTGGCCTGGAAGCCACCCGCGCCGCCTACAGCCAGTGCGGCGAATGGCTGGAAGCGCTGAAGCAGTATCTGCAAGCCAACCGCGACTACCTGCTCGATGCCGTGCAAACCCGCTTGCCCGGCGTGGTCATGCACGCGCCCCAAGGCACCTTCCTCGCCTGGCTGGATTGCACTGCCCTGGGCCTGGAAAACCCGCAACAGTTCTTCCTCGAACAGGCCAAGGTCGGATTGAGCGCCGGGATCGAGTTCGGCGATGACAGCCAGCAATTCGTGCGCCTGAATTTCGGTTGCCCGCGGGCCATGCTGGAGGAAGGCCTGCAACGCATCGAGCGCAGCTTGAAAGCCCGCTGA
- a CDS encoding LysR family transcriptional regulator, with amino-acid sequence MRSPSLFNRLRYKHLHMLVALSSSQNLHRASQALNMSQPAATRMLREIEDMFGCDLFERLPRGMRPTALGQELIRFAESALSGLDRCAEDLMARQQGGYGYLSIGTIMGAAPDLVMDCIAQIKALNPQLRIRIMGDTSDQVIQLLEQGRIDLAITRRNAATDSEHYNFEPLGNERMLVVVHAGHPLAQREHVPLAELVRDWPWILQPQSSPARIGFDQALQDLALPSPADIIECSSVYSMQQLIQLTDAVMVLSESALRDYLKMGLVVALPVALDVRLAPFGLLLRKGEGVGRELALFIDLLRQKAALL; translated from the coding sequence ATGCGTAGTCCCAGCCTGTTCAACCGTTTGCGCTACAAGCACCTGCATATGCTGGTGGCCCTCAGTTCCAGCCAGAACCTGCACCGGGCGTCCCAGGCCCTGAACATGTCGCAACCGGCGGCCACGCGCATGCTGCGCGAGATCGAGGACATGTTTGGCTGCGACCTGTTCGAGCGTTTGCCACGGGGCATGCGCCCCACGGCCCTGGGCCAGGAACTGATCCGCTTTGCCGAATCGGCCCTGAGCGGCCTCGACCGTTGCGCCGAAGACCTGATGGCGCGCCAGCAGGGCGGTTATGGCTACCTGTCCATCGGCACCATCATGGGCGCCGCGCCGGACCTGGTGATGGACTGCATCGCGCAGATCAAGGCGCTCAACCCGCAACTGCGCATCCGCATCATGGGGGACACCAGCGACCAGGTGATCCAACTCCTGGAACAGGGTCGCATCGACCTGGCCATCACCCGCCGCAACGCTGCCACCGACAGCGAGCACTACAATTTCGAACCCCTGGGCAACGAACGCATGCTGGTGGTGGTGCACGCCGGCCACCCGCTGGCCCAGCGCGAGCACGTGCCGCTGGCGGAGCTGGTGCGCGACTGGCCGTGGATCCTGCAACCGCAAAGCAGCCCGGCGCGGATCGGTTTCGATCAGGCGCTGCAAGACCTGGCGTTGCCGAGCCCGGCGGACATCATTGAATGCAGCTCGGTGTATTCCATGCAGCAGCTGATCCAGCTGACGGACGCGGTGATGGTGCTGTCGGAAAGTGCCCTGCGCGACTATCTGAAAATGGGCCTGGTGGTGGCCCTGCCGGTTGCGCTGGATGTGCGCCTGGCGCCGTTTGGCCTGTTGTTGCGCAAGGGCGAAGGGGTGGGGCGTGAGTTGGCGTTGTTTATCGACTTGCTGCGGCAGAAGGCGGCGTTGTTGTAG
- a CDS encoding sigma-70 family RNA polymerase sigma factor: MNDVVAPELTLSSLYRDHRSWLESWLRRRLGNAWDAADLSQDTFLRVLASAQPIAQMQEPRAYLVTVGKRLLVNFHQRRSLEQAYLNALASLPEACVPSPEQRWLLLETLQALDELLDGLPVLVRRAFLWSQLEGLGYREIAERLDVSERTVKRYMAQAYEHCLLVEL, from the coding sequence ATGAATGATGTTGTCGCCCCCGAACTGACGCTGTCGAGCCTGTACCGCGACCACCGCAGTTGGCTGGAAAGCTGGCTGCGCCGGCGCCTGGGCAATGCCTGGGATGCGGCGGACCTGAGCCAGGATACGTTTCTGCGGGTGCTCGCCAGCGCCCAGCCGATCGCGCAAATGCAGGAGCCACGGGCGTATCTGGTGACGGTGGGCAAGCGCCTGCTGGTCAACTTTCATCAGCGCCGCAGCCTGGAACAGGCCTATCTGAATGCGCTCGCCAGCTTGCCTGAGGCCTGCGTGCCGTCCCCCGAGCAACGCTGGCTGCTGCTGGAAACCCTGCAAGCCCTGGATGAATTGCTCGATGGCTTGCCGGTGTTGGTGCGTCGCGCGTTTTTGTGGAGCCAACTGGAAGGCCTGGGTTATCGCGAGATCGCCGAGCGCCTGGACGTGTCCGAGCGCACCGTGAAACGCTACATGGCGCAAGCCTACGAGCACTGCCTGCTGGTGGAGCTGTGA
- a CDS encoding molybdopterin-binding protein, producing MTIKAINVRNQFKGVIKEILLGEVVSEIDVQTASGIVTSVITTRSVRDLELKVGSEVIAFVKSTEVSIAKL from the coding sequence ATGACCATCAAAGCGATCAACGTGCGCAACCAGTTCAAGGGCGTGATCAAGGAAATCCTGCTGGGCGAAGTAGTGTCCGAAATCGACGTGCAAACCGCGTCCGGCATTGTCACTTCGGTGATCACCACGCGCTCGGTACGGGACCTGGAGTTGAAAGTGGGCAGCGAAGTGATTGCCTTTGTGAAGTCCACCGAAGTGTCCATCGCCAAGCTGTAA
- the ggt gene encoding gamma-glutamyltransferase, translating to MKYQPFSRTLIATALVLTVSGVQAASQAPVAGENGMVVTAQHLATHVGVDVLKAGGNAVDAAVAVGYALAVVYPAAGNLGGGGFMTVQLADGRKTFLDFREKAPLAATANMYLDKDGNVIEGLSAKGHLAVGVPGTVSGMELALSKYGTLKRAQVIAPAIKLAENGFALEQGDIDLLHTATGEFQKDKDLRGIFLHNGQPMQVGQKLVQKDLAKTLKEISAKGSDGFYKGWVAKALVDSSQAGKGIITQADLDKYKTRELAPIECDYRGYHVVSAPPPSSGGVVICQIMNILEGYPMADLGYHSAQGLHYQIEAMRHAYVDRNSYLGDPDFVKNPIAHLLDKDYAAKLRAAIEPQKAGDSQAIKPGVSPHEGNNTTHYSIVDKWGNAVSVTYTLNDWFGAGVMASKTGVILNDEMDDFTVKVGVPNMYGLVQGEANAIAPGKAPLSSMSPTIVTKDGKAVMVVGTPGGSRIITATLLTILNVIDYKMNIQEAVDAPRFHQQWMPETTNLETFAVSPDTQKILESWGHKFAGPQDANHLAAILVGAPSLGGKPVGNNRFYGANDPRRNTGLSLGY from the coding sequence ATGAAATACCAACCCTTCAGCCGTACCCTGATCGCCACTGCGCTGGTGTTGACGGTCAGCGGTGTGCAAGCCGCGTCGCAAGCCCCAGTGGCGGGCGAAAATGGCATGGTGGTCACCGCCCAGCATTTGGCCACCCATGTGGGCGTGGATGTGCTCAAGGCCGGCGGCAACGCAGTGGACGCGGCCGTGGCCGTGGGTTACGCATTGGCGGTGGTGTACCCGGCAGCAGGCAACCTCGGCGGCGGCGGTTTCATGACCGTGCAACTGGCGGACGGGCGCAAGACCTTCCTCGACTTCCGCGAAAAAGCCCCGCTGGCCGCTACGGCCAATATGTACCTGGATAAAGACGGCAACGTCATCGAAGGCCTCAGCGCCAAGGGCCACCTGGCCGTCGGCGTGCCGGGCACCGTTTCGGGCATGGAACTGGCCCTGAGCAAGTACGGCACCCTCAAGCGCGCCCAGGTGATTGCCCCGGCGATCAAGCTCGCGGAAAACGGCTTTGCCCTGGAGCAGGGCGATATCGATCTGTTGCACACCGCCACCGGCGAGTTTCAAAAAGATAAAGACCTGCGCGGGATCTTCCTGCACAACGGCCAGCCGATGCAGGTCGGCCAGAAGTTGGTGCAGAAAGACCTGGCCAAGACCCTCAAGGAAATCTCGGCCAAGGGCAGCGACGGTTTCTATAAAGGCTGGGTAGCCAAGGCGCTGGTGGACTCCAGCCAGGCGGGCAAAGGCATCATCACCCAGGCCGACCTGGACAAGTACAAGACCCGCGAACTGGCGCCCATCGAGTGCGACTACCGTGGCTACCACGTGGTCTCGGCACCGCCGCCGAGCTCCGGTGGCGTGGTGATCTGCCAGATCATGAACATCCTCGAAGGCTACCCGATGGCCGACCTTGGCTATCACTCGGCCCAGGGCCTGCACTACCAGATCGAAGCCATGCGCCACGCCTACGTGGACCGCAACAGCTACCTTGGCGACCCGGATTTCGTGAAGAACCCCATCGCCCACCTGCTGGACAAGGACTACGCCGCCAAGCTGCGCGCCGCCATCGAACCGCAAAAGGCCGGGGATTCCCAGGCGATCAAGCCGGGCGTCTCGCCCCATGAAGGCAACAACACCACCCACTATTCCATCGTCGACAAGTGGGGCAACGCGGTCTCGGTCACCTACACCCTCAACGACTGGTTCGGTGCGGGCGTGATGGCGAGCAAGACCGGGGTGATCCTCAACGATGAAATGGACGACTTCACCGTCAAGGTCGGCGTGCCGAACATGTACGGGCTGGTGCAGGGTGAAGCCAACGCCATTGCTCCGGGCAAGGCGCCGCTGTCGTCGATGAGCCCGACCATCGTGACCAAGGATGGCAAGGCGGTGATGGTGGTGGGCACGCCGGGTGGCAGTCGCATCATTACCGCGACGTTGCTGACGATCCTGAACGTCATCGACTACAAGATGAACATCCAGGAAGCTGTCGACGCGCCGCGCTTCCACCAGCAGTGGATGCCGGAAACCACCAACCTTGAGACCTTTGCGGTGAGCCCGGATACGCAGAAGATCCTCGAAAGCTGGGGCCATAAGTTTGCCGGGCCGCAGGATGCCAACCACTTGGCGGCGATTCTCGTGGGTGCGCCGTCGCTGGGGGGCAAACCGGTGGGGAACAATCGCTTCTACGGGGCGAATGATCCGCGTCGTAACACCGGCCTGTCACTGGGCTACTAA
- a CDS encoding FecR domain-containing protein, whose protein sequence is MSRDVARAAAQWLALLESGTATEGDHAALQHWRDSHPQHEQTWQKAQTLRQRFGGLPQALAMASLDRPQPGRRAVLKRALGVAALLPTAWLISRQLPIEAWRADVHTATGERRRLPLADGSSLQLNTATAVDVDLAQRRITLVDGELALNVPGSAALTVHTRYGELTLSQAEVCVRQLASGCRVSVLKGAVQVRDLNGQLATLHAGQQAPLNARGLGAWLPFDVLQLGWRDGVLTAQDQGLGYFLRELERYRPGVLRWEPRLEAMRVTGSFRLDDTDRILSLLASTLGFKVQARTRYWVTLS, encoded by the coding sequence GTGAGCCGCGACGTTGCCCGTGCGGCAGCTCAATGGCTGGCGCTGCTGGAGTCGGGCACCGCCACCGAGGGTGATCACGCTGCGTTGCAACACTGGCGCGACAGCCACCCGCAGCACGAACAGACCTGGCAAAAAGCCCAGACCTTGCGCCAGCGCTTCGGCGGCTTGCCCCAGGCGCTGGCGATGGCCAGCCTCGACCGTCCGCAACCGGGCCGGCGTGCCGTGCTCAAGCGTGCGCTGGGCGTGGCGGCGTTGCTGCCGACCGCGTGGCTGATCAGCCGCCAGTTGCCCATCGAGGCATGGCGTGCCGACGTACATACCGCCACCGGCGAACGCAGACGCCTGCCGCTGGCCGATGGCAGCAGCCTGCAACTCAATACCGCCACGGCGGTGGATGTGGACCTGGCGCAGCGGCGCATCACCTTGGTGGACGGCGAACTGGCGTTGAACGTGCCGGGTAGCGCGGCGCTGACCGTGCACACACGCTACGGCGAGCTCACGCTGAGCCAGGCCGAGGTGTGTGTGCGGCAACTGGCCTCGGGGTGCCGGGTGTCGGTGCTCAAGGGCGCGGTGCAGGTGCGCGATCTCAATGGGCAGTTGGCGACATTGCACGCCGGTCAGCAGGCGCCGTTGAACGCCCGCGGGCTTGGCGCCTGGCTGCCGTTCGATGTGCTGCAACTGGGCTGGCGCGACGGCGTGCTGACTGCACAGGACCAAGGGCTGGGGTATTTCCTGCGGGAGCTGGAACGCTATCGTCCCGGGGTGTTGCGCTGGGAGCCGCGCCTGGAAGCGATGCGGGTGACCGGCAGTTTTCGCCTGGACGACACGGACCGCATCCTCAGCCTGCTGGCATCGACGCTGGGCTTCAAGGTGCAGGCGCGCACGCGGTATTGGGTCACCCTCAGTTGA
- a CDS encoding dermonecrotic toxin domain-containing protein has product MSFPVRNIAPPTQYVIESYTGDVPANLPRYTPHDDPRAAADQQLAHSIGPAPFHYPLSGPDSLFNLPPDSTLGVWLHQLDNALRHPDFQRWMKDHNISPSTVRFDPVNNILHVFIDSQPRQFSLTDDSGFAAVAGPLIQAVRTLGFWPPSSGRFLNYPHKPYNTVHFYDVLRFYGINPSAPPDGLQDLTTIPRDDALRGDAALAEQQRLVGDIHDRHTLLDHLTRLMAKLPTPAVTPEVLARDLRALQVRVHPGSTFAQAHPGATNATVNAAHFITASGAALPKTLEALKGLIETLRDSPLEQARAQREKNRYSQLMRATHAALPRVREEAKKWAEAIIFKLTGTHVDADTVYLNRFQGGGHSADTLNGWEWTMQEPWRSQKLPDALLSNFSEDDWLPGNMDAYSGLYTVGAGQSTKGGYGAHNQFPLLASAVMHQSWKTDFQGVFTRQQETFWSKHGDDYRATLKGEFVSQARQQLDAGQASFTRDDYHLVMNAVANLPQDETQPLTLEQLQATAPVKGVVRTHLLDINGRPSTDILRFSAADHTTQILYIPGHVPALLRFKSIAELDEWVKEQGNDPDKRKALASHFSLRDRQDDDVGFWSDFASLISGDRQSRKGVDSALKYLGNDYWSHQEGVVIDSGRLRVEGDVFNVLKDNTQRRMASDADVAIKSNSEVTRDTWLNDLTAAAGLMAKFAVIGEPLVVGTAVAIGVAQTTLGTEKAISGDTQAERQQGTSSALDGALNSLFSLGGGIAEEEAFEAPVTQPLRREVFADGRQAQVMDHPISDNAYTLPRSNGYDVVDGDKVYRYQNARPGELTELESGHSAAPLEEVEAVCPAPATGGRNRRGANTECFAKLIADLPGDAAQLQALEHVRLFPSKVGLFNKARQVVYEKRLYKMIDGETGPQLIPVANTERITYKSRIRGTLVKEPGFGFNAGEPVGPFAQQTRVVKLNKISNISDDQRQLRGVVVTQGTRQYLVIEADTAEFYYAPLGKGNSTELNFKKCSTLDLPLVQDYRAFMSLFKGAHSLDADLVALPRLKDAYTQLENAGYTQADLDQLKQACKGLTEEQQREVVYQLQRASAIRAPDIALRPNKVTPLEKPPGFANWPVKQQNQFYAEKAKAAVDHALTATGLGPGNQVRSAADLARADAAHMTREWLLRTADLRAPNAGDLIIKTGAGNCGEMALLARDIISKSGGRAYEWGAGDAHSFTVVGGPSTTVNGTLDFSEAIWADAWIVDPWAGITCPAADYTQRLRSTLAEWDKAGWRIRSGAKPDMRPLDPEWVDTLVNKPKRPYDLPRPPATTAPQSVAMGESMTLSEGDAPLITRSLSDCSALAVLTDWNGSTYQTRTLMHLTGSNLEFGLLDGSTRHVLDKLQDSLKNGGKVILVGGVDTQSTQGMATVIGQTFHGQQPLKALLEERPGVSVSIAGSSGVQVNADGTFTLVEGTGKGVFSPEMIKQIFERID; this is encoded by the coding sequence ATGTCGTTTCCGGTCCGCAACATCGCGCCACCTACGCAGTACGTCATCGAGTCCTATACCGGTGACGTGCCGGCCAACCTCCCCCGCTATACCCCCCATGACGATCCGAGGGCCGCGGCCGACCAGCAACTGGCGCACAGCATCGGCCCTGCGCCGTTCCACTACCCGTTGTCCGGCCCGGACTCGCTGTTCAACCTACCGCCGGATTCCACCCTGGGCGTGTGGCTGCACCAACTCGACAACGCCCTGCGCCACCCAGACTTCCAGCGCTGGATGAAAGACCACAACATTTCACCCTCGACGGTACGTTTCGACCCCGTCAACAACATCCTGCATGTGTTCATCGACAGCCAGCCCCGGCAGTTTTCTCTGACCGACGACTCCGGCTTCGCTGCCGTGGCAGGACCGTTGATCCAGGCCGTGCGAACACTGGGTTTTTGGCCACCGTCCAGCGGGCGGTTTCTCAACTACCCGCACAAGCCTTACAACACTGTGCATTTCTATGACGTGTTGCGCTTCTACGGGATCAACCCCTCCGCACCGCCAGACGGCCTCCAGGACTTGACCACGATCCCCCGCGATGACGCCTTGCGGGGAGATGCGGCCCTGGCCGAACAACAACGGCTCGTCGGCGACATCCACGACCGCCACACCCTGCTCGATCACCTCACGCGGCTGATGGCCAAGCTACCGACCCCGGCCGTGACGCCAGAGGTCCTCGCGCGCGACCTGAGGGCCCTGCAAGTCCGCGTTCACCCGGGGTCCACGTTTGCCCAGGCACACCCGGGCGCAACCAACGCCACGGTGAACGCCGCGCACTTCATCACCGCCTCCGGCGCGGCGCTGCCCAAAACCCTGGAAGCCTTGAAGGGCTTGATCGAGACGCTACGTGACAGCCCCCTGGAACAGGCCCGCGCGCAACGTGAAAAAAACCGCTACAGCCAGCTGATGCGCGCCACCCACGCCGCACTCCCCAGGGTGCGCGAAGAAGCCAAGAAATGGGCCGAGGCGATTATCTTCAAACTCACCGGCACCCACGTGGATGCCGACACGGTCTATCTCAATCGCTTCCAGGGCGGCGGCCATTCCGCCGACACCCTCAATGGCTGGGAGTGGACGATGCAAGAACCGTGGCGCTCGCAGAAGTTGCCGGATGCGCTGCTCAGCAACTTCAGCGAGGACGACTGGTTGCCAGGCAACATGGATGCATATTCCGGCCTGTACACCGTTGGCGCGGGGCAAAGCACCAAAGGCGGTTATGGCGCGCACAATCAATTCCCGCTGCTGGCGTCGGCGGTCATGCACCAGAGCTGGAAAACCGATTTCCAAGGCGTGTTCACCCGCCAGCAGGAAACGTTCTGGAGCAAGCACGGTGACGACTACCGCGCCACATTGAAAGGCGAGTTTGTCAGCCAGGCACGCCAACAACTCGACGCAGGCCAAGCGAGCTTCACCCGCGACGACTATCACCTGGTGATGAACGCCGTGGCCAACCTGCCGCAGGATGAAACGCAACCGCTGACCCTTGAACAACTGCAAGCCACCGCGCCGGTCAAGGGCGTTGTCAGGACCCATCTGCTTGATATCAACGGCCGCCCCTCCACCGACATCCTGCGATTCAGCGCAGCGGACCACACCACGCAGATCCTCTACATACCCGGGCATGTGCCGGCGTTGCTGCGGTTCAAGTCCATCGCCGAGCTGGATGAATGGGTGAAGGAACAAGGCAACGATCCCGACAAACGCAAGGCGCTGGCATCGCACTTTTCCCTGCGTGATCGCCAGGATGACGACGTGGGTTTCTGGAGCGACTTCGCCTCCCTCATCAGCGGCGACCGCCAGTCGCGCAAAGGCGTGGACAGCGCGCTCAAGTACCTGGGCAACGACTATTGGAGCCACCAGGAAGGTGTGGTCATCGACAGCGGCCGACTGCGGGTCGAGGGCGATGTATTCAACGTGCTCAAGGACAACACCCAACGACGCATGGCCAGCGATGCCGATGTCGCAATCAAGTCCAACAGCGAAGTCACCCGCGACACCTGGCTCAACGACCTGACGGCCGCGGCCGGGCTGATGGCCAAGTTTGCCGTGATCGGCGAGCCGCTTGTCGTCGGTACCGCCGTGGCCATCGGAGTGGCGCAGACCACACTGGGGACCGAAAAAGCCATTTCCGGCGACACCCAGGCAGAACGCCAACAAGGCACCTCGAGCGCCCTCGACGGTGCACTCAACAGCCTGTTCTCCCTGGGCGGCGGCATCGCCGAGGAAGAGGCGTTTGAAGCCCCCGTCACGCAACCGTTGCGCCGGGAAGTGTTCGCCGATGGCCGCCAGGCCCAGGTCATGGACCACCCCATCAGTGACAACGCCTACACCCTGCCCCGCAGCAACGGCTATGACGTGGTGGACGGCGACAAGGTCTATCGCTATCAAAACGCCAGGCCCGGTGAGTTGACCGAACTGGAATCGGGCCATAGCGCCGCGCCCCTTGAGGAGGTCGAGGCAGTTTGCCCGGCGCCCGCCACAGGTGGCCGCAACCGGCGCGGCGCGAACACCGAATGCTTCGCCAAACTCATCGCCGACCTGCCCGGCGACGCGGCGCAGCTTCAGGCACTAGAACATGTGCGGCTGTTTCCGTCCAAGGTCGGCCTGTTCAACAAGGCACGCCAGGTGGTCTACGAAAAACGCCTGTACAAGATGATCGATGGCGAAACCGGCCCGCAACTGATACCGGTGGCCAACACCGAACGCATCACCTACAAGAGCCGTATCCGCGGCACGCTGGTCAAGGAGCCGGGGTTTGGCTTCAACGCCGGCGAACCCGTGGGGCCGTTTGCGCAACAGACGCGCGTGGTCAAGCTGAACAAGATCAGCAACATCAGCGATGATCAGCGTCAGCTGCGAGGTGTGGTGGTGACACAGGGCACGCGGCAATACCTGGTGATCGAGGCCGATACTGCCGAGTTCTATTACGCGCCACTGGGTAAAGGAAACAGCACTGAGCTGAACTTCAAAAAATGCAGCACCCTCGACTTGCCCCTGGTGCAGGACTATCGCGCATTCATGAGCCTGTTCAAGGGCGCGCACAGCCTGGATGCAGATCTGGTGGCATTGCCCAGGCTCAAAGACGCCTACACCCAACTGGAAAACGCCGGCTATACCCAGGCCGACCTCGATCAATTGAAGCAAGCCTGCAAAGGTTTGACCGAGGAGCAACAGCGTGAAGTCGTCTACCAACTGCAACGCGCCAGTGCCATCCGTGCACCGGATATCGCCTTGCGCCCCAACAAGGTCACGCCCCTGGAAAAACCGCCGGGGTTCGCCAACTGGCCGGTCAAGCAGCAGAATCAGTTCTATGCCGAAAAAGCCAAGGCTGCAGTGGACCACGCCCTCACCGCCACCGGCCTTGGGCCGGGCAACCAGGTGCGTTCCGCCGCGGACCTGGCCAGAGCCGACGCGGCCCACATGACCCGCGAATGGTTGCTGCGCACCGCCGACCTGCGCGCGCCCAATGCGGGAGACCTGATCATCAAGACCGGCGCCGGCAACTGCGGCGAGATGGCCCTGCTGGCCCGGGACATCATCAGCAAAAGTGGCGGCAGGGCCTACGAATGGGGCGCCGGCGACGCCCATTCGTTCACCGTGGTTGGCGGCCCAAGTACGACGGTCAATGGCACGCTGGATTTCTCTGAAGCCATCTGGGCCGATGCCTGGATTGTCGACCCCTGGGCCGGCATCACCTGCCCCGCTGCCGACTATACGCAGCGGCTCAGATCCACCCTGGCAGAGTGGGACAAGGCTGGCTGGAGGATCCGCTCCGGCGCCAAACCCGATATGCGCCCACTGGACCCGGAGTGGGTGGACACCCTCGTCAACAAGCCGAAGCGGCCCTACGACTTGCCACGTCCACCGGCCACGACGGCCCCTCAGTCTGTCGCCATGGGCGAGTCAATGACCCTGAGCGAAGGCGATGCCCCCTTGATTACCCGAAGTCTCAGCGACTGCTCGGCCCTGGCAGTACTGACCGACTGGAACGGCAGCACCTATCAGACGCGGACACTGATGCACCTGACCGGCAGCAACCTGGAATTTGGTTTGTTGGATGGCAGCACCCGGCACGTGCTGGATAAGCTGCAAGACTCATTGAAAAACGGTGGGAAGGTGATCCTGGTGGGCGGTGTCGATACCCAGTCCACCCAAGGCATGGCCACGGTGATCGGGCAGACTTTTCACGGTCAACAGCCGCTGAAGGCGCTGCTTGAGGAACGCCCCGGCGTCTCGGTGAGCATTGCCGGTTCATCAGGGGTGCAGGTCAACGCCGATGGCACGTTCACCCTGGTCGAAGGCACCGGCAAAGGCGTATTCAGCCCGGAGATGATCAAGCAGATCTTTGAACGTATCGACTGA
- a CDS encoding M10 family metallopeptidase C-terminal domain-containing protein, protein MSHYGISNQSRPTATSHIPTVNIADVWDLTPTPTPTPPPTNSPAPSDPPADNRMHIAFGGRVITLKETILNQQPLGEGQSARPNKLVHSEVEGQKHLVGQKGANNVILGLSGQQYMYSGTTEAEGGKSIFGFSSAADSSPDNPDSINNFVVGKDKIDVSNLTPAGKSKLDFVQEFSGQPGQAMIIHRPGEMSPHLGTSYLLVDTDGDGNADFKLKIQHARITEADVTS, encoded by the coding sequence ATGAGTCATTACGGAATAAGCAACCAAAGTCGCCCGACCGCGACCTCACATATACCCACCGTCAATATTGCCGATGTCTGGGACTTGACGCCGACGCCGACGCCGACGCCGCCTCCGACCAATAGTCCCGCCCCTTCCGATCCGCCCGCCGATAACAGGATGCACATCGCCTTTGGCGGCCGCGTCATTACATTGAAAGAAACCATTCTCAATCAGCAGCCCTTGGGGGAAGGTCAAAGTGCTCGCCCCAACAAACTGGTGCACAGCGAAGTTGAAGGGCAGAAGCACCTGGTGGGGCAAAAAGGTGCAAACAATGTGATCCTCGGGCTTTCCGGCCAACAATATATGTACAGCGGCACCACCGAAGCCGAAGGCGGCAAGAGCATTTTCGGCTTCAGCAGCGCGGCGGATTCTTCACCCGACAATCCCGACTCAATCAACAATTTCGTGGTCGGCAAAGACAAGATTGATGTGTCCAATTTGACGCCCGCCGGTAAGTCCAAACTGGACTTCGTCCAGGAGTTTTCCGGCCAGCCGGGACAGGCAATGATCATTCACCGGCCAGGCGAGATGTCGCCACACCTGGGGACCAGCTATTTGCTGGTCGATACCGATGGCGATGGAAATGCAGACTTCAAACTTAAAATCCAACACGCCAGAATCACAGAGGCCGACGTCACCAGTTGA